The following proteins come from a genomic window of Miscanthus floridulus cultivar M001 chromosome 2, ASM1932011v1, whole genome shotgun sequence:
- the LOC136538077 gene encoding uncharacterized protein At4g28440-like, whose translation MAADSGARRQPTFTKVDQLRPGTHGHNLIVKVVDSKMVVQRGREGGPQGRQMRIAECLVGDETGIIVFTARNDQVDVMKPGTTVELRNAKIDMFKGSMRLAVDKWGIVKAAESSAEFTVKEDNNLSLIEFELVTVVE comes from the exons ATGGCGGCAGACTCTGGCGCTCGCAGGCAGCCAACCTTCACCAAGGTCGATCAGCTGCGCCCTGGAACCCACGGCCACAACCTCATCGTCAAGGTTGTTGACTCCAAGATGGTCGTCCAGAGAGGCCGCGAGGGAGGGCCCCAGGGAAGGCAGATGAGGATTGCCGAGTGCTTGGTTGGCGATGAAACCGGCATCATTGTCTTCACTGCAAGAAATGATCAAG TGGATGTAATGAAGCCTGGAACAACTGTTGAACTGAGGAATGCAAAGATTGACATGTTCAAGGGTTCAATGCGGCTTGCAGTGGACAAGTGGGGAATTGTGAAAGCTGCTGAAAGCTCAGCTGAGTTCACAGTCAAGGAGGACAACAACCTGTCCTTAATTGAGTTTGAGCTGGTGACCGTGGTGGAGTGA
- the LOC136538078 gene encoding deoxyhypusine synthase-like: MAGAGGSWGGGVVRDVEALEGVRSIVLQPSESLDESRFTRIAGADFNDPGLALEGLLASLATTGFQASNLGDAIDVVNQMLDWRLSHEKPSEDCDEAELDPKYRESVKCKIFLGFTSNLVSSGIRDIIRFLAQHHMVDVIVTSAGGIEEDLIKCLAPTYRGDFSLPGALLRSKGLNRIGNLLVPNDNYCKFENWIMPLFDQMLLEQSTENVWTPSKVIARLGKEINNESSYLYWAYKNNIPVYCPALTDGSLGDMLFCHAVRNPGLIIDIVQDIRLMNGEAIHATPRKTGIIVLGGGLPKHHICNANMFRNGADYAVYINTAQEFDGSDSGAHPDEAVSWGKIKGSAKPVKVHCDASIAFPLLVAATFARKVHSSK, from the exons ATGGCCGGCGCGGGAGGTAGCTGGGGCGGCGGCGTGGTCCGCGACGTGGAGGCGCTGGAGGGCGTGCGCTCCATCGTGCTACAGCCGTCGGAGTCGCTCGACGAGTCGCGGTTCACGAGGATCGCCGGCGCCGACTTCAATGACCCGGGCCTCGCACTCGAGGGGCTACTCGCCTCGCTTGCGACCACGGGGTTCCAGGCATCCAACCTCGGCGACGCCATCGACGTCGTCAACCAGATG TTAGATTGGAGGTTGTCGCATGAAAAGCCCAGTGAGGATTGTGATGAAGCTGAACTTGACCCTAAATATAGAGAATCTGTGAAGTGCAAGATATTTCTGGGCTTCACTTCAAACCTCGTGTCTTCTGGCATCCGGGATATAATCCGTTTTCTAGCTCAGCATCACATG GTGGATGTTATTGTTACAAGTGCCGGGGGTATAGAGGAGGATCTCATTAAATGCCTTGCACCAACGTACAGAGGTGATTTTTCTTTACCTGGAGCACTGCTGCGGTCAAAAGGACTGAACCGGATAGGAAATCTGTTGGTGCCCAATGATAACTATTGCAAGTTTGAGAACTGGATCATGCCACTCTTTGACCAGATGCTGCTGGAGCAATCTACTGAG AATGTTTGGACACCGTCAAAGGTGATAGCTCGTCTTGGCAAAGAAATAAACAACGAAAGCTCCTATCTTTATTGGGCATACAAG AATAACATTCCTGTATACTGCCCAGCGTTGACTGATGGATCACTTGGAGACATGCTGTTCTGTCATGCAGTTCGTAATCCTGGCCTTATTATTGACATTGTACAAG ATATACGACTGATGAATGGGGAAGCCATTCATGCAACACCAAGGAAGACAGGGATTATAGTTCTTGGTGGAGGCCTTCCAAAGCATCATATATGCAATGCCAATATGTTCCGCAATGGTGCAGATTATGCTGTCTATATTAACACGGCCCAAGAGTTTGATGGTAGCGATTCTGGAGCACACCCTGATGAAGCAGTCTCATGGGGCAAGATCAAGGGTTCAGCAAAACCTGTAAAG GTGCACTGCGATGCAAGCATCGCTTTCCCGCTGCTTGTTGCTGCGACATTTGCACGTAAGGTTCACAGCTCCAAATGA